From Macaca mulatta isolate MMU2019108-1 chromosome 1, T2T-MMU8v2.0, whole genome shotgun sequence, the proteins below share one genomic window:
- the LOC144340155 gene encoding uncharacterized protein LOC144340155 gives MCAGTVRRCHRTSETMPSDKRDDAIGQARRCRRTSETMPSDKRDDAVGQARRCRRTSETMPSDKRDDAVGQGRCSSDRSRLMHIHYEAIQIFIYLHSSERGNKGNQESAC, from the exons ATGTGTGCTGGGACTGTGAGACGATGCCATCGGACAAGCGAGACGATGCCATCGGACAAGCGAGACGATGCCATCGGACAAGCGAGACGATGCCGTCGGACAAGCGAGACGATGCCGTCGGACAAGCGAGACGATGCCGTCGGACAAGCGAGACGATGCCGTCGGACAAGCGAGACGATGCCGTCGGACAAGCGAGACGATGCCGTCGGACAAGGCAGGTGTTCCAGCGACCGCTCTAG GCTTATGCATATTCACTACGAGGCCATTCAAATCTTCATCTACCTGCATTCTTCTGAACGTGGAAATAAAGGCAATCAGGAATCTGCCTGCTAG